Proteins encoded within one genomic window of Granulicella pectinivorans:
- a CDS encoding dipeptidase, translating into MLNRRRFLAMSAVAPVALRAQPGRQVHQHALIVDAHVHALDREFYHGGSMGTRYPDGQWDLVRAKEGGVGAFFLSIYVPEEYLPGRFETKQTLRRIDHALEQIRLNHDLVELALTPDDVAKIRARGKMAAILDIEGSYDLDGDLGVLRDLHRLGLRSAQLSAHNWNQHYADSCCSTPEHHGLTEHGREVIHTMNRLGIMINVSHSGDETIAQAIDVSSAPVFATHHGLRSVNNIPRNLSDEMLKKLAGKGGVIGFQIGSDFNNLRAYDYNTKQKGKTFWDTSNLKDRVQGKTIYEVDQMVAPGFPMIGPRLPDDVAMTVDEWVGVVDKAIQLAGEDHVGIGSDFDGGPPLARGMRDVRDLPMITDAMLRRGYSTGRIEKFWGGNAMRLFRDVTAQSNRS; encoded by the coding sequence GTGCTGAATCGCCGCCGCTTCCTGGCCATGTCCGCTGTTGCACCTGTGGCGCTTCGTGCGCAGCCGGGGAGGCAGGTCCACCAGCATGCGCTGATCGTCGATGCGCATGTGCATGCGCTGGATCGCGAGTTTTACCATGGCGGTTCGATGGGCACGCGGTATCCCGATGGGCAGTGGGATCTGGTGCGGGCGAAGGAGGGTGGGGTCGGTGCGTTCTTCCTTTCGATCTATGTGCCTGAGGAGTATCTGCCGGGACGATTTGAGACGAAGCAGACGCTGCGACGGATCGACCATGCGCTGGAACAGATTCGGCTGAATCACGATCTGGTGGAGCTGGCGTTGACGCCGGACGATGTTGCGAAGATTCGTGCGCGGGGGAAGATGGCGGCGATCCTCGACATTGAAGGCAGCTATGATCTCGATGGGGATCTGGGTGTTTTGCGCGATCTGCATCGGCTTGGGCTTCGGTCGGCACAGCTCTCCGCGCACAACTGGAATCAGCACTATGCGGATTCGTGCTGCTCGACGCCGGAGCATCATGGGCTGACGGAGCATGGGCGCGAGGTCATCCATACGATGAACCGGCTTGGGATCATGATCAATGTTTCGCACTCGGGGGATGAGACGATCGCGCAGGCGATCGATGTGAGTAGCGCGCCGGTGTTTGCCACGCACCATGGGCTGCGGAGCGTGAACAATATTCCGCGCAACCTGTCCGACGAGATGTTGAAGAAGCTGGCGGGGAAGGGCGGCGTGATCGGGTTTCAGATCGGCAGCGACTTCAACAACCTGCGCGCGTACGACTACAACACGAAGCAGAAGGGCAAGACGTTCTGGGATACGAGCAACCTGAAGGATCGGGTGCAGGGCAAGACGATCTATGAGGTCGATCAGATGGTGGCGCCGGGGTTCCCGATGATTGGGCCGCGTCTGCCGGACGATGTGGCGATGACGGTGGATGAGTGGGTTGGGGTTGTCGACAAGGCTATACAACTTGCCGGTGAAGATCATGTTGGGATCGGCTCGGACTTCGATGGCGGGCCGCCGTTGGCGCGGGGGATGCGCGATGTGCGCGACCTGCCGATGATTACGGATGCGATGTTGCGCCGGGGCTACTCGACGGGGCGTATTGAAAAGTTCTGGGGAGGCAATGCGATGCGCCTCTTCCGCGACGTTACCGCGCAGAGTAACAGGAGCTAA